The segment TGTTGAAGGGCTTCTCCCAATTCAGATGGACATAATGCATTTACAGACCTAATATTAGCATTGGATGGACATTGTGGGGTTGAAACTTGGGTCGGTTGAAAAGCAATGTTGGTTGTGGGATTGGGGCTCGTAAACCTTTGTTGGGTTGTGGGAATTTGAGTGCTCCATTGCCTATTTGGATTCTGCCATGAGTTTTGATGATTCCAGGAGGGTTGTGATAGGTAGGGACATGGGGGTGGGCTCTACTGTTGTTGACCATTCCAGGTCCATTGTGGTTGCTGATTTGGGCCGTGAATTTGAGGTTGAAAGTGTCTTCCGCGAGAATTTCGACCACAATATCCGCGACCACGACTTGTTCCCCTGTAAAATTGTTTCTGCCCTTCGAGGCGAGTGTAGTAGGTCGGCTGGCTGGTAGGGTTTCCAGGTGGTTGAGAACCGTTTGGTAGTTGAGAGTTAGTAGCCGACGTGAGAACCATGTTGCTTGTGGAAGATTGTTGCCTAGCCTCAAGTCGTTGAGATTCCAGATCAAGCATAGTTGTTGCAATGTCCCATCCTGGTGATTTTTGATTAATCAATGATGTAGTGATGTCATATTCCGGAGGCAGGCCTCTAACTAGTTGGGTGACGAGTCGTGACTCGGTTACCTCGTGCTCGACATCACCGAGTTGTTCCGCAAGATCCTTCAATTTTTTGCAATACTCATCACGAGATGAGCAAGATGAGAGAGTTAGATTTGTGAACTGTTGTTCTAGAGCCGCTGCTCTAACACCTTTGTTATTCAAAAATATTTCACGAATTTTCAACCATGCATTCCTAGCTGTGGTGTTTGTTTCAAGAACACGAGTGAGAATATCATCTGCAAGAGTTCCATAGATCCATTGCAACACAATGGAATCAATTTCAACCCAAGTCTCGTAAGTCGGGTCGTTTTCCTTTGGAGAAGCAGTTCCATCAATGTGATGGAGAACTTTGTAGCCCTTTGCATGAAGCATGAAGAGCTTTACCCATGCTGAATAGGTTACTTTTGTACCATCGAGCACACGAACCTTGTTCTGGATATTTGCAACCGTGTATATAGGATGAAGAGTGACAGGTTTGGTTGTAGCTGATGCGTCACTGGATGAAGAGTCGCCAGCCATGGAGATCGATAAAGGCAAAGGACAAGATGAAGGGTATTTGCGGCTGCTAGGtatatggctctgataccataaaaACCTTTGTAATTGAAAGATAAATTCTCTCCTGtcaagaatcgatatgcaacaatatatatatatatatatatatatatatatatatatatatatatatatatatatatatatatatatagaaggaTAATATCTATCCTAAAATAAAAGATATACAAGATATATGTACGCTAATACTAAGTGCACAATCAAGGTCCATCGTGCTTAAGGTTGGTTTAATAGACTCTTTTCTTGTTGAAAAGTTAGTTCCCATGAGTGTTTGAGACCCAAAATTTTAAGGCATAATGGTAAGCCTTGAAATAATAATTTGGGTAGAGGTATTCCTATAAGTTAAGTAATAATGATGGGATAATGGTAAAACATATCAAGTATTTGTGACTAATCCTATTATTAACACTAAAATTAATAGGAAAATTAGTATCCTATTCAACAATTAGCTTCGCATTGGCTGACGCTAATCATCAAACATTATGATGTTCTAAGAATTAAACTGCGTCATGATAGTTTTGCAAATCACATTTGAGCAAAACTATAACACTACATGATAATGCTTAGATAGGGAATATTTATGTCTTGTTCGAATATTAGTTTTCCGTTGGCTATGATCAACAACCAGACATAATGACACAGTCAACATTTGGTTAATAATTCATCATGTATACTATCAAACAACTAGCTGTTGGGTTGGCTATATGACgatatatatgattacataatatGGTATCATTTAATCCTTAACGCCGAATCGAAATGACATACCATTGGGTTTGTTCAAGTTGTCTTTGaatattttctaaattaaaaagaTACAAAagatattttaaatttaaaattaatcaaCAAATTCAAACCTTGTTGAATAAACTATCGTGAATTTGCACAGTAATATCATGAATTTGCAAAAGTTAATTTTGTCTATCATTATTTTAATGTGATCAAATTTTATTATCACAGTGAAATTAAAATAGTGGTGATCTCATCATTAACCATTACATTAATTAGTTTATTAGATGTGTGGCCGTGCAAAGCAGTGGGGATAAATAGTTTTTTTAagagaaataattattagattttgttattattaattatCATTTAATAAGAAAAATTACCACTTTTAATCAAAATACTTATGTTTAAAACTATGTTTATATTGTATCTTTATACGTTTAatgtaaattaattattatcGGCATCTagtttaaaaaatgtaaattaacttatattgatgaatttaatattttaaaattgttattttgctccaaattaattttttaataacttTTCTTAATTCAAGTCTTTAAAGTTTTGGCAAATACTAATGGTTTTGttatgcataattgatttgtacaaaaagTTTTATATCTTGTACatcttaaaattcaagatataaCTAATAtgctttatatttatatatagtaCTAGGTGTAAACTCATATATTACATGgttgattaaagaaaataa is part of the Lactuca sativa cultivar Salinas chromosome 7, Lsat_Salinas_v11, whole genome shotgun sequence genome and harbors:
- the LOC111913442 gene encoding uncharacterized protein LOC111913442, whose product is MAGDSSSSDASATTKPVTLHPIYTVANIQNKVRVLDGTKVTYSAWVKLFMLHAKGYKVLHHIDGTASPKENDPTYETWVEIDSIVLQWIYGTLADDILTRVLETNTTARNAWLKIREIFLNNKGVRAAALEQQFTNLTLSSCSSRDEYCKKLKDLAEQLGDVEHEVTESRLVTQLVRGLPPEYDITTSLINQKSPGWDIATTMLDLESQRLEARQQSSTSNMVLTSATNSQLPNGSQPPGNPTSQPTYYTRLEGQKQFYRGTSRGRGYCGRNSRGRHFQPQIHGPNQQPQWTWNGQQQ